The following are encoded together in the Sphingomicrobium clamense genome:
- the sufC gene encoding Fe-S cluster assembly ATPase SufC, producing MLKITDLTATVGDKPILKGLSLEVPAGEVHAIMGPNGAGKSTLAYVLGGRPGYEVTGGSVEFDGADLFEMEPHERAAAGLFLGFQYPVEIPGVSMLQFLREGLNAMRRERGEEELSGADFIKRARGQADALGLKADMLKRPVNVGFSGGEKKRAEMVQMGIMDPKFAVLDETDSGLDIDALKAVGEGINSIMRQPDKGVLLITHYQRLLNHVRPDKVHVLSDGRIVKTGGPELAEALEAEGYAEVLA from the coding sequence ATGCTCAAGATTACCGACCTCACCGCCACCGTTGGCGACAAGCCCATTCTGAAAGGGCTGAGCCTCGAAGTGCCTGCCGGCGAAGTCCATGCCATCATGGGCCCCAATGGCGCGGGCAAGTCGACGCTCGCCTACGTGTTGGGCGGGCGCCCGGGCTATGAAGTGACCGGCGGCAGCGTCGAATTCGACGGCGCCGACCTGTTCGAGATGGAGCCGCATGAACGCGCCGCCGCCGGCCTGTTCCTCGGCTTCCAGTACCCGGTCGAAATTCCGGGCGTGTCGATGCTCCAATTCCTGCGCGAGGGCCTCAACGCCATGCGCCGCGAGCGGGGTGAAGAGGAGCTTTCGGGCGCCGACTTCATCAAGCGCGCGCGCGGCCAGGCCGATGCGCTCGGCCTCAAGGCCGACATGCTCAAGCGCCCCGTCAACGTCGGCTTTTCGGGCGGCGAGAAGAAACGCGCCGAGATGGTGCAGATGGGGATCATGGATCCCAAGTTCGCCGTGCTCGACGAGACCGACAGCGGGCTCGACATCGACGCGCTCAAGGCGGTCGGCGAAGGCATCAACTCGATCATGCGCCAGCCCGATAAGGGCGTGCTGCTGATCACCCACTACCAGCGCCTCTTGAATCATGTCCGCCCGGACAAGGTGCACGTACTTTCCGATGGCCGCATCGTGAAGACAGGCGGTCCGGAACTGGCCGAGGCGCTCGAAGCCGAAGGTTATGCGGAGGTGCTCGCGTGA
- the sufB gene encoding Fe-S cluster assembly protein SufB, with product MNPEAREALDKDYEWGFSTDIEQDFAPKGLNEDTVRFISAKKKEPEWMLEWRLEGFRKWLEMEEVDWAKLDIPPIDFQDAHYYAEPKKKPTLKSLDELDPEIRRTYEKLGIPIEEQKVLAGVEGARKVAVDAVFDSVSVATTFREELEKAGVIFMSISEAIREHPELVKKYLGSVVPQRDNFYACLNSAVFSDGTFVYVPEGVRCPMELSTYFRINAENTGQFERTLIVADKGSYVSYLEGCTAPMRDENQLHAAVVEIYAHEDAEVKYSTVQNWYPGDKNGKGGIYNFVTKRALCAGDRSKVSWTQVETGSAITWKYPSCILKGADSVGEFYSVALTNNYQQADTGTKMVHIGAGSRSTIISKGISAGKSDNTYRGLVRVLPKAENVRNFTQCDSLLLGSDCGAHTVPYIEVKNPTATIEHEATTSKISDDQLFYAQSRGLDEEQAVALIVNGFAKEVLKELPMEFAVEAQKLLALSLEGSVG from the coding sequence ATGAATCCCGAGGCCCGCGAGGCGCTCGACAAGGATTATGAGTGGGGCTTCTCCACCGATATCGAGCAGGACTTCGCGCCCAAGGGGCTCAACGAGGACACGGTCCGCTTCATCTCGGCCAAGAAAAAAGAGCCCGAGTGGATGCTGGAATGGCGTCTCGAGGGCTTTCGCAAATGGCTCGAGATGGAAGAGGTCGACTGGGCCAAGCTCGACATCCCGCCGATCGATTTCCAGGACGCGCATTATTATGCCGAGCCCAAGAAGAAGCCGACGCTGAAAAGCCTCGACGAGCTCGACCCCGAAATCCGTCGCACCTACGAAAAGCTCGGCATCCCGATCGAGGAGCAGAAGGTGCTCGCGGGCGTCGAGGGCGCGCGCAAGGTCGCAGTCGACGCGGTGTTCGACAGCGTCTCGGTCGCCACCACTTTCCGCGAGGAGCTGGAGAAAGCGGGCGTGATCTTCATGTCCATCTCCGAAGCGATCCGCGAACATCCCGAGCTGGTGAAGAAATATTTGGGCAGCGTCGTACCGCAGCGCGACAATTTCTACGCCTGCCTCAACAGCGCGGTCTTTTCGGACGGCACCTTCGTCTACGTCCCCGAGGGCGTGCGTTGCCCGATGGAGCTGTCGACCTATTTCCGCATCAATGCCGAAAATACCGGCCAGTTCGAGCGCACGCTGATCGTCGCCGACAAGGGCAGCTACGTGTCTTACCTCGAAGGCTGCACCGCGCCGATGCGCGACGAGAACCAACTCCACGCCGCGGTGGTCGAGATCTACGCCCACGAGGACGCCGAGGTGAAATACTCGACCGTCCAGAACTGGTATCCGGGCGACAAGAACGGCAAGGGCGGCATCTACAATTTCGTGACCAAGCGCGCGCTATGCGCCGGCGACCGCTCGAAGGTCAGCTGGACGCAGGTCGAAACCGGCAGCGCGATCACCTGGAAATATCCGTCCTGCATCCTCAAGGGCGCAGACAGCGTCGGCGAATTCTATTCGGTCGCGCTCACCAACAATTACCAGCAGGCCGATACCGGCACCAAGATGGTGCATATCGGTGCAGGCTCGCGCTCGACGATCATCTCGAAGGGTATTTCGGCGGGCAAGTCGGACAATACCTATCGCGGGCTGGTGCGGGTGCTGCCCAAGGCGGAGAATGTCCGCAACTTCACCCAGTGCGACAGCCTGCTGTTGGGAAGCGACTGCGGCGCGCACACCGTGCCCTACATCGAGGTCAAGAACCCGACCGCGACCATCGAGCACGAAGCAACCACATCCAAGATTTCAGACGACCAGCTCTTCTACGCCCAGTCGCGCGGGCTGGACGAGGAGCAGGCCGTCGCCCTCATCGTCAACGGTTTTGCCAAGGAAGTCCTCAAGGAGCTCCCGATGGAGTTCGCGGTCGAGGCGCAGAAACTACTCGCATTGTCACTGGAAGGGAGTGTCGGATGA
- a CDS encoding SUF system Fe-S cluster assembly regulator, whose protein sequence is MRLTHLADYAVVMMTAAARRTPGERWSAAQLAEETGVPAPTAQKITQLLAKADLLDSQRGASGGYSLARAVPEISLADIIEAVEGPIHMTQCSETGISDCMLDQHCKVKPHMNIVGAKVRGALDAVSLQELAQ, encoded by the coding sequence CGGTCGTGATGATGACCGCCGCCGCCCGCCGCACGCCCGGCGAGCGCTGGTCGGCTGCGCAACTGGCGGAGGAAACCGGCGTGCCTGCCCCGACCGCGCAGAAGATCACGCAGCTGCTGGCCAAGGCCGACCTGCTCGACAGCCAGCGTGGCGCATCGGGCGGCTACAGCCTCGCGCGCGCTGTCCCCGAAATCAGCCTCGCCGACATCATCGAGGCGGTCGAAGGCCCGATCCACATGACCCAGTGCAGCGAGACCGGCATCTCGGACTGCATGCTCGACCAACATTGCAAGGTGAAGCCCCACATGAACATCGTCGGCGCCAAGGTTCGCGGCGCGCTGGATGCAGTCTCGTTGCAGGAGCTGGCGCAATGA